In Actinomycetota bacterium, a genomic segment contains:
- a CDS encoding SDR family NAD(P)-dependent oxidoreductase: MGSMQDLKGKTALVTGAASGLGRELALALGREGALVLLVGIDASGLEESAAMLQRMGAEARRYLADVSDRGDVEAMAARVRVEFGAPDVLINNAGVFAWADFIDTTPEDWDWNMGVNLWGPVNVTRAFLPDMIERGSGHIVNVASLGGLVTMPTLSAYPTTKFGLVGLTETLQLELVPRGIAVTLVCPGNLRTPIVDHIVVRGYDREKLIRASYGMMPRMSASRAAASILRGMKKGKAVIVLTPLAHFMWYAKRLSPALYRMALGGPMHRIYERMR, encoded by the coding sequence GTGGGATCCATGCAGGACCTCAAGGGCAAGACGGCGCTGGTGACCGGGGCGGCCAGCGGCCTAGGTCGCGAGCTGGCCCTGGCCCTGGGACGAGAGGGAGCCCTGGTCCTCCTCGTGGGCATCGACGCTTCGGGGCTCGAGGAGAGCGCGGCCATGCTCCAGCGCATGGGCGCGGAAGCCCGCCGCTACCTGGCGGACGTATCCGACCGCGGCGATGTGGAGGCCATGGCCGCGAGGGTGCGGGTCGAGTTCGGCGCGCCGGACGTGCTCATCAACAACGCCGGGGTCTTCGCGTGGGCGGACTTCATCGACACCACCCCTGAGGACTGGGATTGGAACATGGGCGTGAATCTGTGGGGTCCCGTCAACGTCACCAGGGCTTTTCTCCCCGACATGATCGAGCGAGGGAGCGGACACATCGTCAACGTGGCCTCACTTGGAGGCCTGGTGACCATGCCCACCCTGAGCGCCTACCCCACCACCAAGTTCGGCCTGGTGGGGCTGACCGAGACCCTGCAGCTCGAGCTCGTGCCGCGGGGCATCGCCGTTACCCTGGTCTGCCCCGGCAACCTGCGCACTCCTATCGTAGACCACATCGTGGTCAGGGGCTACGACCGCGAGAAGCTGATACGGGCTTCCTACGGCATGATGCCTCGCATGTCCGCTTCCCGGGCGGCAGCTTCCATCCTGCGCGGGATGAAGAAAGGGAAAGCGGTGATCGTTCTCACCCCCCTGGCGCACTTCATGTGGTACGCGAAACGGCTCTCTCCCGCCCTCTACCGCATGGCGCTGGGCGGGCCCATGCATCGGATATACGAGCGCATGCGTTGA